From the genome of Cytobacillus firmus, one region includes:
- the gerD gene encoding spore germination lipoprotein GerD: protein MKKTFRLLLPLALVFFVSGCGQGESGAGQMDYEQTKKMVVDILKTDEGKKALEELMADEKMQQKMVMDQKVVSETIEKTLTSDKGTEFWKKSFDDPKFAESMAKSMQKENEQLLKDLMKDPEYRGMMIEVLKDPELEKEVTDVLKSKEYREHIQKVMTETFESPLFKAKIQDILLKAAAETKSGGEQGGQESGGEGGGQGEDQGGGGGGQGGGA from the coding sequence ATGAAAAAAACATTCCGTTTGCTCCTTCCATTAGCGCTAGTGTTTTTCGTATCAGGCTGCGGCCAAGGGGAATCTGGCGCCGGCCAAATGGATTATGAGCAAACTAAAAAAATGGTTGTAGATATATTAAAGACAGATGAAGGAAAAAAAGCACTCGAAGAATTGATGGCTGATGAAAAAATGCAGCAAAAGATGGTCATGGACCAAAAGGTTGTAAGTGAGACCATTGAAAAGACCTTAACTTCCGATAAAGGCACAGAGTTTTGGAAGAAGTCCTTTGACGATCCAAAGTTTGCCGAAAGCATGGCAAAAAGTATGCAAAAGGAAAATGAGCAGCTTTTAAAAGACCTTATGAAAGACCCTGAATACCGGGGAATGATGATAGAAGTACTTAAAGATCCCGAGCTTGAAAAAGAAGTTACAGATGTCCTTAAAAGCAAGGAATATCGGGAGCACATTCAGAAAGTAATGACTGAGACATTTGAAAGCCCGCTCTTTAAAGCAAAAATTCAGGACATCCTTCTGAAAGCAGCAGCGGAAACGAAAAGCGGCGGTGAGCAGGGCGGACAAGAAAGCGGGGGTGAAGGCGGCGGCCAGGGTGAAGACCAAGGCGGCGGCGGTGGCGGCCAGGGCGGCGGAGCATAA